In the [Clostridium] colinum genome, one interval contains:
- a CDS encoding DUF6512 family protein, translating to MNLKKYHIIGFIFTAVLGTILHFTYNFFDKNIIIGYFTPVNESTWEHLKLLITPIIIFSIYEYFSYGKDLENFIIVKALSILLGMCVIVVAFYTYTGIIGKNYLLLDIGTFILASFLSYYFSYKMLKNKIFYNENSKYIGVSIIFIILILMINFTTNPPKINLFLDTTTNTYGIE from the coding sequence ATGAATTTAAAAAAATATCATATAATAGGGTTTATTTTTACAGCAGTATTAGGAACTATTTTACATTTTACATATAACTTTTTTGATAAAAATATTATAATAGGTTATTTTACTCCAGTTAATGAAAGTACTTGGGAACATTTAAAACTATTAATAACGCCAATTATAATATTTTCTATATATGAATATTTTTCATATGGAAAAGATTTAGAAAATTTTATTATTGTTAAGGCTTTGTCTATATTATTAGGAATGTGTGTTATTGTAGTAGCATTTTACACTTATACAGGGATTATAGGTAAAAATTATTTATTACTAGATATAGGAACATTTATTTTAGCTTCATTTTTATCTTATTATTTTTCTTATAAAATGTTAAAAAATAAAATTTTTTATAATGAAAATAGCAAATATATAGGTGTATCAATAATATTTATTATACTTATTTTAATGATAAACTTTACAACAAACCCACCTAAAATAAACTTATTTTTAGATACTACAACAAATACTTATGGTATAGAGTAA
- the lspA gene encoding signal peptidase II, giving the protein MIYIFLIIFLILIDLISKRYINKKYKINEEKSLYKNKIYIRHIKNEGLAYGILKNSKKLIYIIVFICTLLVSILFYCAFKENSKLKKIAFSFALGGALGNFIERIKNKSITDFIYIKYKNAPIFNFADIFLFISSILLIIKEIKDIIIRK; this is encoded by the coding sequence ATGATATATATTTTTTTAATAATATTTTTAATATTAATAGATTTAATAAGCAAAAGGTATATTAATAAAAAATATAAAATAAATGAAGAAAAAAGTTTGTATAAAAATAAAATTTATATTCGTCATATAAAAAATGAAGGGCTTGCTTATGGAATTTTAAAAAACAGTAAAAAATTAATATATATAATAGTTTTTATATGTACATTACTTGTAAGTATATTATTTTATTGTGCTTTTAAAGAAAACTCTAAATTAAAAAAGATAGCTTTTTCATTTGCTTTAGGAGGAGCCTTAGGAAATTTTATAGAAAGGATAAAAAACAAAAGTATAACAGATTTTATATATATAAAATATAAAAATGCACCAATTTTTAATTTTGCAGATATTTTTTTATTCATATCATCAATACTTCTAATTATAAAAGAAATAAAAGATATTATAATTAGAAAATAA
- a CDS encoding class II fructose-bisphosphate aldolase yields MALVTTKEMFEKAFEGKYAIGAFNINNMEIIQGVVNAAAKLNSAVILQVSKSALAYAGPKYLMAMVNAAIEETGIDIAVHLDHGPDLETVKKVIDAGFTSVMFDGSHFEYEENVAKTKEVVDYAHSKGVVVEAELGMLAGVEDDVNVSEEHATYTDPEQAVDFIKRTGVDSLAIAIGTSHGAYKFKGEAKLRFDILENITAKLESEGIHNFPIVLHGASSVDQNCVKMCNDFGGKIDGASGIPNDMLRKASSMAVCKINMDTDLRLAMTAGIRKFFGENPSAFDPRGYLGDSRELIQKLVEDKIENVLGSKDSMK; encoded by the coding sequence ATGGCTTTAGTAACTACTAAGGAAATGTTTGAAAAAGCTTTCGAAGGTAAATATGCTATCGGTGCTTTTAACATCAATAATATGGAAATCATACAAGGGGTTGTAAATGCAGCTGCAAAACTTAATTCTGCTGTTATTTTACAAGTTTCTAAAAGTGCTTTAGCATATGCTGGTCCTAAATATTTAATGGCTATGGTTAATGCTGCTATCGAAGAGACTGGTATAGATATTGCTGTACACTTAGACCACGGTCCAGACTTAGAAACAGTAAAAAAAGTTATTGATGCTGGCTTTACATCTGTTATGTTTGATGGTTCTCATTTTGAATATGAAGAAAATGTTGCTAAAACTAAAGAAGTTGTAGACTATGCTCACTCTAAAGGTGTTGTAGTTGAAGCTGAACTTGGTATGCTTGCTGGTGTGGAAGACGATGTTAATGTTTCTGAAGAACATGCTACTTACACAGACCCAGAACAAGCTGTTGACTTTATCAAAAGAACAGGCGTAGACTCTTTAGCTATTGCTATTGGTACAAGCCATGGTGCTTACAAATTTAAAGGTGAAGCTAAATTAAGATTTGATATTTTAGAAAATATTACTGCTAAATTAGAATCTGAAGGTATACATAATTTCCCTATCGTTTTACACGGTGCTTCTTCTGTTGACCAAAATTGCGTAAAAATGTGCAATGATTTTGGTGGTAAAATTGATGGTGCTAGCGGTATTCCTAATGATATGCTTAGAAAAGCGTCTAGTATGGCTGTATGTAAAATAAATATGGATACAGATTTAAGACTTGCTATGACAGCAGGTATTAGAAAATTCTTTGGAGAAAATCCTTCTGCTTTCGACCCTAGAGGATATTTAGGTGATAGTAGAGAGCTTATCCAAAAATTAGTAGAAGATAAAATTGAAAATGTTTTAGGTTCTAAAGATTCTATGAAATAA
- a CDS encoding N-acetylmuramoyl-L-alanine amidase: protein MFKSKNIFVIVCTTVFIIMSNICVFSAPYVNFKISYDGKTYTYNKEKVYLYVNDKKIENLPLEPIIIDNYTLVPARETFEKIGATVTWIKNTEQVQVVYKDIVVLMKINDINATVNGKLFKMSIPPKLINGKTMIPVRFVSEAVGLEVKWDNKTRIININESVIKDTTTETTSITETTTQVKNQEIIIEKIDMPDSDERTFAIFANKKIDKFEQIILEDGSVAIDIYNCKNNIVETSLESITEFVSNVTIENKENNVTRFIFKTKSSVLNNNFLSEDGKILYVNFGGNPIKKLQLFNDGTNDILKIYGEFAPDINIRKNDFNDKISIEIKNSAIVNLTEDIKETKYIENIDYSKSTNIMVNIEANLKENVDFSYKKEDNVTTVTLGLNINKDNNVNNNTTNDNTNIVSGRQFKIEKKSSISIDINNVKHTDNYLNKEYILTFDKDITSLIAIGEYKVNNELVDTITVQNVGGVTQIVLKCKKITAINVTEDNNYIYINMLLPKEKYKNIVVIDPGHGGEAPGTSGNGLIEKDVNLEICLILNDLFEANKDVKAYFTRLEDVNPSFVDRTNMSNEVGDMFISIHQNASGNGSTGPNGTEVFYLNPNTSDRGITSKAMAEILQKNLLKDLGLLDRKIKTSNLIVLRNNKVPAVLCEIGFLSSPSDASKLAQRDFKEKAAQSIYNGTLEIFEKYPSKR from the coding sequence ATGTTTAAATCAAAAAATATTTTTGTTATTGTGTGTACAACTGTTTTTATTATTATGTCAAACATTTGTGTATTTTCGGCACCATATGTTAATTTTAAAATAAGTTATGATGGTAAAACTTATACATACAACAAAGAAAAAGTATATTTATACGTTAATGATAAAAAAATAGAAAATTTACCTTTAGAACCTATTATTATTGATAATTACACACTTGTACCGGCAAGAGAAACATTTGAAAAAATAGGAGCAACTGTTACTTGGATTAAAAATACTGAACAAGTTCAAGTAGTATATAAAGATATAGTTGTTCTTATGAAAATAAATGATATTAATGCTACAGTTAATGGTAAATTATTTAAAATGAGTATACCACCTAAACTTATAAATGGAAAAACAATGATACCAGTTAGATTTGTAAGTGAAGCTGTTGGACTTGAAGTAAAATGGGATAATAAAACAAGAATAATAAATATTAATGAATCAGTAATTAAAGATACAACAACAGAAACAACATCAATTACAGAAACAACAACTCAAGTAAAAAATCAAGAAATAATTATAGAAAAAATAGACATGCCAGATTCTGATGAGCGAACATTTGCAATATTTGCTAATAAAAAAATTGATAAATTTGAGCAAATAATATTAGAAGATGGTTCGGTTGCTATCGATATATATAATTGTAAAAATAATATAGTAGAAACATCTTTAGAAAGTATTACAGAATTTGTATCTAATGTTACTATAGAAAATAAAGAAAATAATGTTACTAGATTTATATTTAAAACGAAAAGTTCTGTTTTAAATAATAACTTTTTATCTGAAGATGGTAAAATATTATATGTTAATTTTGGTGGAAATCCGATTAAAAAATTACAATTATTTAATGATGGAACAAATGATATATTAAAAATATATGGAGAATTTGCACCAGATATTAATATAAGAAAAAATGATTTTAATGATAAAATTAGCATAGAAATAAAAAATTCAGCTATTGTAAACTTAACAGAAGATATTAAAGAAACTAAATATATTGAAAATATTGATTATAGCAAAAGCACAAATATTATGGTAAATATAGAGGCTAATCTTAAAGAAAATGTTGATTTTTCTTATAAAAAAGAGGATAATGTAACAACTGTTACTTTAGGTTTAAACATAAATAAAGATAATAATGTAAATAATAATACAACAAATGATAATACAAATATTGTATCTGGTAGACAATTTAAAATAGAAAAAAAATCTTCTATATCTATTGATATAAATAATGTTAAACATACAGATAATTATTTAAATAAAGAATATATTCTTACTTTTGATAAGGATATAACTTCCTTAATAGCCATAGGTGAGTATAAAGTAAATAATGAGCTTGTAGATACAATTACAGTACAAAATGTTGGTGGTGTTACTCAAATTGTTCTTAAATGTAAAAAAATAACAGCAATTAATGTAACAGAAGACAATAATTATATTTATATTAATATGCTTTTACCTAAAGAAAAATATAAAAATATAGTTGTTATAGACCCTGGTCACGGAGGAGAAGCTCCAGGTACATCTGGTAATGGGCTTATTGAAAAAGATGTAAACCTTGAAATTTGTCTTATATTAAATGATTTATTTGAGGCTAATAAAGATGTTAAAGCATATTTTACAAGATTAGAAGATGTAAATCCAAGTTTTGTAGATAGAACTAATATGTCTAACGAAGTAGGGGATATGTTTATATCTATACATCAAAATGCATCTGGAAATGGCTCTACAGGACCTAATGGTACAGAAGTATTTTATTTAAACCCTAATACTAGTGATAGAGGTATTACAAGTAAGGCAATGGCAGAAATATTGCAAAAAAATCTTTTAAAAGATTTAGGACTATTAGATAGAAAAATAAAAACATCTAATTTAATTGTTCTTAGAAATAACAAAGTGCCAGCTGTTTTATGTGAAATAGGATTTTTAAGTAGTCCATCAGATGCAAGTAAGCTAGCACAAAGAGACTTTAAAGAAAAAGCAGCTCAGTCTATTTATAATGGTACATTAGAAATATTTGAAAAATATCCAAGTAAAAGATAA
- a CDS encoding stalk domain-containing protein, which translates to MKNKIILNILIIYFLILSSVLLIQLSSKKTNAIEPLPNELTAEDKLKNSVVLAINSPVIIINEKQFLIDENDSTLVPIIEDGKVYIPAKFLQTAFGANISFSKQTKETIIRLYNKAIIFSNNGTSIQIIDNTSQETIKIDTKAKIINDRFYIPLRSFADIFDKEVFYNDDLIIISNMVNLFDPIEELNILKELEKQVKQLPIVGNNENLRHLSNKYALDTQNNLETPQENLLNINDLPNLLKDNNPIIIKKTNNYNIYVNQAFIEVYFVTKDKEEIFSFKVEKINNNIKDIKITDNRFIITYMDSNLKTVIYDISDRKNIQTVKVIENNGDFYKNIIDGNNLYTISKININKYKNKEPYFEECIYNNNVVVDIKTQNFNLNKIFYFPDINDNNYTLISYINLYDMYKPLSNSVYLGMGNDVIINEDNIYVTTHKNQNNNLYQFKATLNGIEYVERRFIKGNFKSLEMDEEKQFLKFILDNNIIYLDNNLNIR; encoded by the coding sequence ATGAAAAATAAAATCATATTAAATATACTAATTATTTATTTTTTAATATTAAGTTCAGTTTTATTAATACAATTATCATCTAAAAAAACAAATGCAATAGAGCCTTTACCAAATGAACTAACAGCAGAAGATAAACTTAAAAATTCTGTTGTGTTAGCAATAAATAGTCCTGTAATTATAATAAATGAAAAACAATTTTTAATAGATGAAAATGATTCTACTCTGGTACCAATAATTGAAGACGGAAAAGTTTATATACCAGCAAAATTTTTACAAACAGCCTTTGGTGCTAATATTAGTTTTTCTAAACAAACTAAAGAAACTATTATAAGGTTATATAATAAAGCTATAATATTTTCTAATAATGGTACAAGCATACAAATTATAGATAATACAAGTCAAGAAACTATAAAAATAGATACAAAAGCTAAAATAATAAATGATAGATTTTATATACCTCTTAGAAGCTTTGCCGATATATTTGATAAAGAGGTCTTTTATAATGATGACTTAATTATTATTAGTAATATGGTTAATTTATTTGACCCAATAGAAGAATTAAATATTTTAAAAGAACTAGAAAAACAAGTAAAACAATTACCTATAGTTGGTAATAATGAAAATTTAAGACATTTATCTAATAAATATGCGTTAGATACCCAAAATAATTTAGAAACTCCACAAGAAAATTTATTAAATATAAATGATTTACCTAATTTACTAAAAGATAATAATCCTATTATTATAAAGAAAACTAACAACTATAATATATATGTAAATCAAGCATTTATTGAAGTTTATTTTGTAACAAAAGATAAAGAAGAAATTTTTAGCTTTAAAGTTGAAAAAATAAACAATAACATAAAAGATATAAAAATAACAGATAACAGATTTATTATAACATATATGGATAGTAATCTTAAAACGGTTATTTATGATATATCTGATAGAAAAAATATACAAACTGTTAAAGTTATAGAAAATAATGGAGATTTTTACAAAAATATTATAGATGGTAATAATTTATATACTATATCTAAAATAAATATAAATAAATATAAAAATAAAGAACCTTATTTTGAAGAGTGTATTTATAATAATAATGTTGTTGTAGATATTAAAACACAAAACTTTAATCTTAATAAAATTTTTTATTTTCCAGATATAAACGATAATAACTATACTCTAATATCTTATATAAATCTATATGATATGTATAAACCTCTATCTAATAGTGTTTATTTAGGTATGGGAAATGACGTTATAATTAATGAAGATAATATATATGTAACAACACATAAAAACCAAAATAATAATTTATATCAATTCAAAGCTACATTAAATGGAATAGAATATGTAGAAAGAAGATTTATTAAAGGTAATTTTAAATCTCTAGAAATGGACGAAGAAAAACAATTTTTAAAATTTATTTTAGATAATAATATTATATATCTCGATAACAACTTAAATATTAGATAA
- the trpS gene encoding tryptophan--tRNA ligase, which produces MTENKKVLFSGMQPSGKPTLGNYLGAFKNWNVLQEEYNCIYCIADLHAITVRQDPTMLRKYTKELLALYLAAGLDNTKNLIYIQSNVSAHAELGWILNCYSYMGELSRMTQFKDKSQKQGNNIPTGLFTYPVLQTADILLYQTSIVPVGEDQRQHLELARDIAIRFNNIYGDIFTIPEIYIPKVGAKIMGLQNPTKKMSKSDADNENNVIYLLDDLKVIANKIKRSVTDSDNQIIYSDDKPGIKNLLNIYCAITNSTIKDAEKYFSNFGYGSFKEAIAEVVIEEIRPIQEKFKQILSDKIFLEDAIKDGAKRAEYIANKTLRKVKKKVGFI; this is translated from the coding sequence ATGACTGAAAATAAAAAAGTTTTATTCAGTGGTATGCAACCATCTGGTAAACCAACACTAGGTAACTACTTAGGTGCTTTTAAAAATTGGAACGTTTTGCAAGAAGAATATAATTGTATTTACTGTATAGCAGATTTACACGCTATAACCGTTAGACAAGACCCTACTATGCTTAGAAAATATACTAAAGAATTATTAGCATTATACCTTGCAGCTGGTCTTGATAATACTAAAAATCTAATATATATACAATCTAATGTATCTGCACATGCTGAGCTTGGTTGGATATTAAATTGCTATAGCTATATGGGCGAACTATCTAGAATGACCCAATTTAAAGATAAATCTCAAAAACAGGGTAATAACATACCAACTGGGCTTTTTACTTATCCTGTTTTACAAACAGCAGATATTTTATTATATCAAACTTCTATTGTTCCTGTTGGTGAAGACCAAAGGCAACATTTAGAACTAGCTAGAGATATTGCTATAAGATTTAATAATATTTATGGTGATATTTTTACTATACCAGAAATATATATACCTAAAGTAGGTGCTAAAATAATGGGCTTACAAAACCCTACTAAAAAAATGAGTAAATCTGATGCAGATAATGAAAATAATGTTATTTATCTATTAGATGATTTAAAAGTAATAGCAAATAAAATAAAAAGAAGTGTTACAGATTCTGACAACCAAATTATATATAGTGATGATAAACCTGGTATAAAAAATTTATTAAATATATATTGTGCTATAACAAATAGTACTATTAAAGATGCTGAAAAATATTTTAGTAACTTTGGATATGGTAGCTTTAAAGAAGCTATTGCAGAAGTTGTTATAGAAGAAATAAGACCTATACAAGAAAAATTTAAACAAATATTATCAGATAAAATATTTTTAGAAGATGCTATTAAAGATGGAGCTAAAAGAGCTGAATATATAGCTAATAAAACCTTAAGAAAGGTCAAAAAGAAAGTAGGATTTATTTAA
- a CDS encoding flagellar brake protein yields MDFIRQFKHDRKENGESISHLKYGTPIKISLESNDKIHMYSKLVFVLSDTEVIIIMPKSQNGHMVKIDKKTEYEITFKTSSGLFENKMKVLEYDIYNDMPIIKIKLLSNTRKIQRRESFRLNIDLEFKFTIVTNNKLLCPNSINDIKLIGRTIDISSGGLKFKTNENIDLNSKIKILLNIKNKLIIILATIIDKSEEDIENKEKCKFYYTCKFENVSEKFKELITKHIFDAQRILSKKGKINNK; encoded by the coding sequence ATGGATTTTATTAGACAATTTAAGCATGACAGAAAAGAAAATGGAGAAAGTATATCACATTTAAAATATGGCACTCCTATAAAAATATCACTAGAAAGTAACGATAAAATTCATATGTATAGTAAATTAGTTTTTGTACTATCAGATACTGAAGTTATTATCATTATGCCTAAATCCCAAAATGGTCATATGGTTAAAATAGATAAAAAAACTGAATATGAAATAACATTTAAAACTAGCTCTGGATTATTTGAAAATAAAATGAAAGTTTTAGAATATGACATATACAATGATATGCCAATAATAAAAATAAAACTATTAAGTAATACTCGAAAAATTCAAAGACGAGAAAGTTTTAGATTAAATATAGACTTAGAGTTTAAATTTACAATAGTTACAAATAATAAATTATTATGTCCAAATTCTATTAATGATATTAAATTAATAGGTAGAACTATCGATATAAGTAGTGGAGGTTTAAAATTTAAAACTAATGAAAATATAGATTTAAATTCTAAAATAAAAATATTACTAAATATAAAAAATAAACTTATAATAATATTAGCAACTATAATAGATAAATCTGAAGAAGACATTGAAAATAAAGAAAAATGTAAATTTTATTATACGTGTAAATTTGAAAATGTATCTGAAAAATTTAAAGAACTTATAACAAAGCATATATTTGATGCACAAAGAATATTATCTAAAAAAGGGAAAATAAATAATAAATAG
- a CDS encoding flagellar brake protein codes for MGLFKKKEEEKKLDSILNLKTGIPIEISQLNDKDFAYSHKTKLEEFVSEKEAIILAPMSNGNIVKLSNSTKYSIMFKTNNGLFKNTMKVISYTVKDNIALVKVEILDKSEKLQRRASFRLEVSLNFEYDIVENCNEDTLKNTDILFYKAKTIDISSGGIKFFANEDLKEGQHVKILINVDELFVVAICTIIHKEKSNLGEEYRYSYKCKFENIPKKYQEDLSKYIFDTQRNLSKKGVIFNK; via the coding sequence ATGGGGTTATTTAAGAAAAAGGAAGAAGAAAAAAAACTAGATTCTATTTTAAATTTGAAAACAGGGATACCTATAGAAATAAGCCAATTAAATGACAAAGATTTTGCATACTCTCATAAAACTAAATTAGAAGAATTCGTATCTGAAAAAGAAGCTATAATATTAGCTCCTATGTCTAATGGCAACATAGTAAAATTATCTAATAGCACAAAATATTCTATAATGTTTAAAACAAATAATGGACTATTTAAAAATACTATGAAAGTAATCTCATACACTGTAAAAGATAACATAGCTTTAGTAAAAGTTGAAATTTTAGATAAAAGTGAAAAATTACAAAGAAGAGCTAGTTTTAGATTAGAGGTAAGTCTTAATTTTGAATATGATATTGTAGAAAATTGTAATGAAGATACTTTAAAAAATACGGATATTTTATTTTATAAAGCTAAAACAATTGATATAAGTAGTGGTGGTATTAAATTTTTTGCTAATGAAGATTTGAAAGAAGGACAACATGTAAAAATATTAATAAACGTTGATGAATTATTCGTAGTGGCTATATGTACTATAATACACAAAGAAAAATCTAATTTAGGTGAAGAATATAGATATTCTTATAAGTGTAAATTTGAAAATATACCTAAAAAATATCAAGAGGATTTATCTAAATATATATTTGATACCCAAAGAAATTTATCTAAAAAAGGTGTTATATTTAATAAATAA
- the thrS gene encoding threonine--tRNA ligase: MINITLKDGTIKSFEKGSSILDIAKNISEGLARNTFAGLVDGKVCDLRTIIEKDCSLSLLTFDTEEGKKAFRHTGSHILAQAVKRLYPNAKLAIGPATDEGFYYDFDREPFSSTELIEIEKEMKKIVKEDLKIERFELSREDALKLMEENDEPYKIELINDLPKDAVISFYKQGDFVDLCAGPHLLSTKYLKAIKILNEEGSSGAYWKGSEKNKMLARIYATAFPKASELQEYLEKKEEAKKRDHNRLGRELGIFTTSEEIGQGLPLLMPKGAKIVQTLQRFVEDEEEKRGYSLTKTPLMAKNDLYKISGHWQHYKDGMFVLGDEENDTEVFALRPMTCPFQYTVYNAEQHSYRDLPIRYGETSTLFRNESSGEMHGLIRVRQFTISEGHIICTKEQLGEEFKGAVDLINFMMTTLGIQDDVTYRFSKWDPNNKDKYEGTPEQWEETQNVMRELLNEIGLNFTEAEGEAAFYGPKLDIQFKNVHGKEDTIITVQIDFLQGKLFNMTYVDKDGEKKNPIIIHRTSIGCYERTLAMLIEKYAGNFPTWLAPVQAIVLPLSEKYHDYAENVVKKLKNNGIRTDVDYRAEKIGYKIREARLQRIPFLLVVGEKEAELGEVSIKSRGEDLGSKPLDIFLHDIKEEIDKKIMK, from the coding sequence ATGATTAATATTACTTTAAAAGATGGAACAATAAAAAGTTTTGAAAAAGGCAGTAGTATTTTAGATATAGCTAAAAATATAAGTGAAGGATTGGCTAGAAATACTTTTGCTGGTCTTGTTGATGGAAAAGTATGTGACTTAAGAACAATAATAGAAAAAGATTGTTCTTTAAGCCTTTTAACATTTGATACAGAAGAAGGTAAAAAAGCATTTAGACATACTGGGTCTCACATATTAGCTCAAGCTGTAAAAAGATTATATCCTAATGCTAAATTAGCTATAGGACCTGCTACAGATGAAGGATTTTATTATGATTTTGATAGAGAACCTTTTTCTTCAACAGAGCTTATAGAAATAGAAAAAGAAATGAAAAAAATAGTAAAAGAAGACTTAAAAATAGAACGCTTCGAATTATCTAGAGAAGATGCTTTAAAGTTAATGGAAGAAAATGATGAACCTTATAAAATTGAACTTATAAATGATTTACCTAAAGATGCTGTTATTAGTTTTTATAAACAAGGTGATTTTGTTGATTTATGTGCTGGTCCTCACCTTTTAAGCACAAAATATTTAAAAGCTATAAAAATATTAAATGAAGAAGGTTCATCTGGTGCATATTGGAAAGGTAGCGAAAAAAATAAAATGTTGGCTAGAATATATGCAACTGCATTTCCTAAAGCAAGTGAGCTACAAGAATATTTAGAAAAAAAAGAAGAAGCTAAAAAAAGAGACCATAATCGCTTAGGTAGAGAACTTGGTATATTTACTACATCTGAAGAAATAGGCCAAGGTTTACCACTTTTAATGCCTAAAGGTGCAAAAATAGTTCAAACTTTACAACGTTTTGTAGAGGATGAAGAAGAAAAAAGAGGATATAGCCTTACAAAAACACCTTTAATGGCAAAAAATGATTTATACAAAATTTCTGGACATTGGCAACATTATAAAGATGGTATGTTTGTTCTTGGAGATGAAGAAAATGATACTGAAGTGTTTGCTCTTAGACCTATGACTTGCCCATTCCAATATACTGTATATAATGCTGAACAACACAGTTATAGAGATTTACCTATTAGATATGGTGAAACTTCTACACTATTTAGAAACGAATCTTCTGGGGAAATGCATGGGCTTATAAGAGTTCGCCAATTTACTATATCTGAAGGACATATCATTTGTACTAAAGAACAATTAGGTGAAGAATTTAAAGGTGCTGTAGATTTGATAAACTTTATGATGACTACTCTTGGTATACAAGATGATGTAACATATAGATTTTCAAAATGGGACCCTAACAATAAAGATAAATATGAAGGAACTCCTGAACAATGGGAAGAAACTCAAAATGTTATGCGTGAGCTTTTAAATGAAATAGGTCTTAATTTTACAGAGGCAGAAGGAGAAGCTGCTTTTTATGGTCCTAAACTAGATATACAATTTAAAAATGTTCACGGTAAAGAAGACACTATTATAACAGTACAAATAGACTTTTTACAAGGTAAATTGTTTAATATGACTTATGTAGATAAAGATGGTGAAAAGAAAAATCCAATTATCATACACAGAACATCTATTGGTTGTTATGAAAGAACTTTAGCTATGCTTATTGAAAAATATGCTGGCAATTTCCCTACTTGGCTTGCTCCAGTTCAAGCTATTGTTTTACCTTTATCTGAAAAATATCACGATTATGCAGAAAATGTTGTTAAAAAACTTAAAAATAATGGTATAAGAACAGATGTTGACTATCGTGCTGAAAAAATTGGATATAAAATAAGAGAAGCTAGGTTACAAAGAATTCCTTTTTTACTTGTTGTTGGTGAAAAAGAAGCAGAACTTGGTGAAGTTTCTATTAAAAGCCGTGGTGAAGATTTAGGCTCTAAACCATTAGATATATTCTTACACGATATAAAAGAAGAAATAGACAAGAAAATAATGAAATAA
- a CDS encoding stage II sporulation protein M → MEYLKDKYYGYKIKDNTLKNLMIVMFLGSILGSLFACLIKDSSIQKLDIFIDSFVTQNNSINFNFIYYFEVFFKGIKYFIFIWFLGFIPLGIIFIYLIVFSKGFFISFTTALFFNGYYLKGLEYIFNIYIIENIVVIILIFYISFKSINYFKNKRIGLKIDIKQYIKNLLVCIFINMILFYFIV, encoded by the coding sequence ATGGAATATTTAAAAGATAAATATTATGGATATAAAATAAAAGATAATACATTAAAAAATTTAATGATTGTAATGTTTTTAGGAAGTATTTTAGGTTCATTATTTGCTTGTTTAATAAAAGATAGTAGTATTCAAAAATTAGATATATTTATAGATAGTTTTGTAACACAAAATAATAGTATAAATTTTAATTTTATATATTATTTTGAAGTATTTTTTAAAGGTATAAAATATTTTATATTTATATGGTTTTTAGGGTTTATACCTTTAGGAATTATATTTATATATTTAATAGTATTTTCTAAAGGATTTTTTATTAGTTTTACAACAGCATTATTTTTTAATGGTTACTATTTAAAAGGATTAGAATATATTTTTAATATATATATTATAGAAAATATAGTAGTCATTATATTAATATTTTATATATCATTTAAATCAATAAATTATTTTAAAAATAAAAGAATTGGGTTAAAAATAGATATAAAGCAATATATAAAAAATCTTTTAGTATGTATTTTTATAAATATGATATTATTTTATTTTATTGTATAA